One Spirochaetales bacterium genomic region harbors:
- the phnH gene encoding phosphonate C-P lyase system protein PhnH gives MGPDIARLKENRFDFIHDSQKVFRILMKAMAFPGTVMRINPVSLCFPYEEYNGVLHAMLTLLDPETTHHVEARDPRIHEAIGNYLEINTNSRCEELHHADFILCLESTLNGRFTSLKKGTLTAPHRSATVLYAVDRLGAVSNNGDTELILSGPGIEKRKHVFVYGIGGDELAEWDAYRSNFPLGIDIYLFGRQCELIGIPRSVAIDT, from the coding sequence ATGGGACCTGACATTGCCCGATTGAAAGAAAACCGGTTCGATTTCATCCATGACAGTCAGAAGGTTTTCAGGATTTTAATGAAAGCCATGGCGTTTCCGGGAACGGTCATGCGGATTAATCCGGTATCACTCTGTTTTCCGTATGAAGAATATAATGGTGTACTCCATGCCATGTTGACCCTACTTGATCCGGAAACAACTCATCATGTAGAGGCTCGTGACCCACGGATTCATGAAGCAATAGGTAATTATCTCGAGATCAATACGAACAGTCGCTGCGAGGAACTTCACCATGCCGATTTTATTCTCTGCCTGGAATCGACATTGAACGGACGGTTTACATCCTTAAAAAAAGGAACCCTCACCGCACCGCATCGAAGCGCGACCGTTCTTTATGCCGTCGACCGCCTCGGCGCCGTTTCGAATAACGGCGACACGGAATTGATCCTGTCCGGTCCCGGCATTGAAAAAAGGAAGCACGTGTTCGTGTATGGTATCGGAGGTGATGAATTGGCGGAATGGGACGCTTATCGCAGCAATTTCCCGCTGGGAATCGATATATATCTTTTTGGTCGTCAATGTGAACTAATCGGTATTCCGCGTTCAGTGGCGATCGATACCTGA